From a region of the Phragmites australis chromosome 21, lpPhrAust1.1, whole genome shotgun sequence genome:
- the LOC133903573 gene encoding enolase 2 isoform X1 produces the protein MAATIQSVKARQIFDSRGNPTVEADVCCSDGTFARAAVPSGASTGVYEALELRDGGSDYLGKGVSKAVNNVNSIIGPALIGKDPTAQTEIDNFMVQQLDGTKNEWGWCKQKLGANAILAVSLAVCKAGASIKKIPLYQHIANLAGNKQLVLPVPAFNVINGGSHAGNKLAMQEFMILPTGAASFKEAMKMGVEVYHNLKSVIKKKYGQDATNVGDEGGFAPNIQENKEGLELLKTAIEKAGYTGKVVIGMDVAASEFYSDKDQTYDLNFKEENNDGSQKISGDSLKNVYKSFVSEYPIVSIEDPFDQDDWVHYAKMTEEIGEQVQIVGDDLLVTNPTRVAKAIKDKACNALLLKVNQIGSVTESIEAVKMSKRAGWGVMTSHRSGETEDTFIADLAVGLSTGQIKTGAPCRSERLAKYNQLLRIEEELGAAAVYAGAKFRAPVEPY, from the exons atggcGGCGACGATCCAGTCCGTGAAGGCGCGCCAGATCTTCGACAGCCGCGGCAACCCCACCGTCGAG GCTGATGTGTGCTGCTCAGATGGAACCTTTGCAAGGGCCGCTGTTCCCAGTGGTGCATCAACTG GTGTTTATGAAGCTCTGGAATTGAGGGATGGTGGATCTGACTACTTGGGGAAGGGTGTTTCCAAG GCTGTCAACAATGTGAATTCTATAATTGGACCTGCTCTGATTGGCAAG GACCCTACAGCACAGACTGAGATTGATAATTTCATGGTTCAGCAACTTGATGGCACTAAAAATGAGTGGGGGTGGTGCAAGCAAAAG CTTGGTGCAAATGCTATCCTGGCTGTGTCACTAGCTGTTTGCAAAGCGGGAGCTAGCATCAAGAAGATTCCTTTGTACCAG CACATTGCCAACCTCGCAGGCAACAAGCAATTAGTTTTGCCTGTCCCTGCATTTAATGTCATCAATGGTGGTTCCCATGCTGGAAACAAGCTCGCAATGCAG GAGTTCATGATTCTTCCTACTGGAGCTGCGTCATTCAAGGAGGCTATGAAGATGGGTGTTGAAGTGTACCACAACCTTAAG TCTGTTATCAAAAAGAAGTATGGGCAAGATGCCACTAATGTTGGTGATGAAGGTGGTTTTGCTCCGAACATCCAG GAGAACAAGGAAGGACTTGAGCTCCTGAAAACTGCAATTGAGAAGGCTGGATATACTGGCAAG GTTGTCATTGGAATGGACGTTGCTGCTTCAGAGTTTTACAGTGACAAGGACCAAACCTATGATCTCAACTTCAAGGAGGAG AACAACGATGGTTCACAGAAGATATCAGGAGATAGCTTGAAGAATGTGTACAAGTCATTTGTGAGTGAGTACCCCATTGTCTCGATTGAAGATCCCTTTGACCAGGATGACTGGGTTCACTATGCTAAGATGACTGAAGAAATTGGAGAGCAAGTGCAAATTGTTGGTGATGACCTTCTTGTCACCAACCCCACT AGGGTTGCAAAGGCTATCAAGGACAAGGCATGCAATGCCCTTCTGCTCAAG GTTAACCAAATTGGATCTGTGACTGAGAGTATTGAGGCTGTGAAGATGTCAAAGCGTGCTGGCTGGGGTGTGATGACCAGTCACAGGAG TGGTGAAACTGAGGATACGTTCATTGCTGATTTGGCAGTTGGTCTGTCTACG GGTCAGATCAAGACTGGAGCACCCTGCCGATCAGAGCGTCTTGCCAAGTACAACCAG CTTCTTAGGATCGAGGAAGAGCTTGGCGCTGCTGCTGTCTACGCTGGTGCCAAGTTCCGTGCACCTGTGGAGCCCTACTAA